The genomic window TGGCTTAATAGTAGAGGTTGCAAAAGTTGAAGAAACTTATTTTGTAGTAAAAAACAGTGATAACACTGAAATGAAACTTATGAAAGAGTTTGTTGCTAAGCTTTTAGAAAACTAATATTTTCAAAATTTTAAGATATGTAAACTTTACATATCTTATAACTTCAAATTTCATACCTAATTTAAGGAAAAAGAATTGAAAATCTTTAATTATAGACTTATAATTTTTGCATTAAGTATTATTTTTGGTATTGTTTTCTCAATCCCATCTTTATTGCAAACTGATACAGGAAAAAAAATAGCCCTAGGACTTGATCTTCAAGGTGGATTACATATGCTTTTAGGTGTTAATACACAAGAAGCAGTAACTTCAAAAATCAAAACAATTGCAACTTCAGTAAAATATTTTTCAGATGATGAAGAATTATTAATAGATGGACTTTCAATTGATAATGATAGTGTAATTTTTACATTACTTGATAAAGATGAAGTTTCGAAAATGGATGAAATGTTAAACAAAATAAAAGGTTTAGCGATTTCAAGAGATGAATTAAAATATACTTTAAAATTAACAGCTGAAGATATAGCTAAAACAAAAGATTTAGCAGTTGTTCAAGCAGTTGAGACTATTAGAAATAGACTTGACCAATTTGGTTTATCAGAACCTTCTGTTTTAAGACAAGGTGATACAGATATTGTTGTAGAGCTTCCTGGAATTAAAACAGCTGAAGATGAAAAAGCTGCACGTGAACTTATTTCAAAACCTGCAAATCTTGAATTAATGGCAGTTAATGAAGATAAAAATGACCAAGTGTATACAATGACTTCTTCTCAAGCTGCTGCTTATGGGGATATTATTTTAGAAGATACAAAAAATTCTAAAATTAAATATTTAGTAAAAGAGATTCCAATTTTAAATGGATCTCAAGTAATAGATGCTCAAGTTGCTTTTGACCAATCAAATCAAGCGATTATTAATTTTACACTAAATTCAACTGGTGCTAGAATTTTTGGTGAATTTACATCAAAAAATGTTGGTAAAAGATTAGCTGTAGTTTTAGATGGAAAAGTTTATTCAGCACCAAATATCAGAGAGAGAATTGGTGGTGGAAGTGGACAAATTTCAGGTGGATTTACAGTTCAAGAAGCTGGAAATGTTGCAATTGCTTTAAGAAGTGGTGCATTACCTGCAACTGTAACATTACTTGAAAAAAGAAGTGTTGGCCCATCTTTGGGAGCTGATTCTATAAAAGCTTCTTCTATTGCTTTAGTTTCTGGTTTTGCATTGGTATTTGTTTTTATGATTATTTATTATAGACGAGCAGGAATAGTTGCAAATATTGCACTTGTAGCAAATATATTTATTATTATTGCGGTAATGGCTATGTTTGGGGCAACTTTGACACTTCCTGGAATGGCTGGAATCGTACTTACTATTGGT from Arcobacter venerupis includes these protein-coding regions:
- the secD gene encoding protein translocase subunit SecD produces the protein MKIFNYRLIIFALSIIFGIVFSIPSLLQTDTGKKIALGLDLQGGLHMLLGVNTQEAVTSKIKTIATSVKYFSDDEELLIDGLSIDNDSVIFTLLDKDEVSKMDEMLNKIKGLAISRDELKYTLKLTAEDIAKTKDLAVVQAVETIRNRLDQFGLSEPSVLRQGDTDIVVELPGIKTAEDEKAARELISKPANLELMAVNEDKNDQVYTMTSSQAAAYGDIILEDTKNSKIKYLVKEIPILNGSQVIDAQVAFDQSNQAIINFTLNSTGARIFGEFTSKNVGKRLAVVLDGKVYSAPNIRERIGGGSGQISGGFTVQEAGNVAIALRSGALPATVTLLEKRSVGPSLGADSIKASSIALVSGFALVFVFMIIYYRRAGIVANIALVANIFIIIAVMAMFGATLTLPGMAGIVLTIGMAVDSNVIITERIREVLHEGASVAKALEDGYSNAMRAIIDSNITTLLAAMILYAYGTGPIKGFAITISIGILTSMLTAILGTHGMYEALLPKITRDKNLKKWFGVN